From Alienimonas californiensis, a single genomic window includes:
- the aroA gene encoding 3-phosphoshikimate 1-carboxyvinyltransferase, translating into MLDSLPDPLPITPVEGFGGATLRPPGSKSLTNRALAVAALAEGTSTLTGVLDSDDTRVMLNALTALGLDVDHNPVAATVRITGCGGELPANDAGLFCENSGTSIRFLTALIAAAGRGTYRLDGVARMRQRPIGDLVDALNQLGAEVTCDLANGCPPLTVHTTGLSGGTATVESGASSQFLSALMMAAPAARGPLTLRVPGELVSVPYVVMTRRVLEAFGVRVSEENGLFHIAPQTPTATEYAVEPDASAASYWFAAAAILGGTVTVEGLGTGSVQGDMDFLRVLRAMGCEVRIEEEKTTVTGPPHGRLKGGQTFDMGPISDTAQTAAAVAVFADGPTTVTGIAHARHKETDRVAAVVTELRKLGQECEEHADGFTIVPKPVTPAIVHTYDDHRMAMSFALIGLRENGVQIADPGCVAKTYPGFWQDLQTLTGREL; encoded by the coding sequence GTGCTCGATTCGCTTCCCGATCCGCTGCCCATCACGCCCGTCGAGGGCTTCGGCGGCGCCACGCTCCGGCCGCCGGGCAGCAAGAGCCTGACGAACCGGGCTCTCGCCGTCGCGGCGCTGGCGGAGGGCACGTCCACCCTCACCGGGGTGCTGGACAGCGACGATACCCGCGTGATGCTCAACGCCCTGACGGCGCTGGGGCTGGACGTCGATCACAACCCGGTCGCGGCCACGGTCCGCATCACCGGCTGCGGCGGCGAACTGCCGGCGAACGACGCCGGGCTGTTCTGCGAGAACAGCGGCACGAGCATCCGGTTCCTCACCGCCCTGATCGCCGCCGCCGGCCGGGGGACCTACCGCCTCGACGGCGTCGCCCGCATGCGGCAACGCCCGATCGGCGACCTAGTCGACGCCCTCAACCAGCTCGGGGCGGAGGTGACCTGCGACCTCGCCAACGGCTGTCCGCCGCTGACGGTGCACACGACCGGCCTCTCCGGCGGCACGGCGACGGTGGAGAGCGGGGCCAGCAGCCAGTTCCTCAGCGCCCTGATGATGGCCGCCCCGGCCGCCCGCGGGCCGCTCACGCTGCGGGTGCCGGGGGAGTTGGTCTCCGTGCCGTACGTCGTGATGACGCGGCGGGTGTTGGAGGCGTTCGGCGTGCGGGTGTCAGAGGAGAACGGCCTGTTCCACATCGCCCCGCAGACGCCGACCGCGACCGAATACGCCGTCGAGCCGGACGCCAGCGCCGCCAGCTACTGGTTCGCCGCCGCGGCGATCCTCGGCGGAACCGTCACCGTGGAGGGCCTCGGCACCGGCAGCGTGCAGGGGGATATGGACTTCCTGAGGGTCCTCCGGGCGATGGGCTGCGAGGTACGTATAGAAGAGGAGAAGACGACGGTGACCGGCCCGCCGCACGGCCGGCTGAAGGGCGGCCAGACGTTCGACATGGGGCCGATCTCCGACACCGCCCAAACGGCCGCCGCGGTCGCGGTCTTCGCCGACGGGCCGACGACCGTGACCGGGATCGCCCATGCCCGGCACAAGGAGACGGACCGCGTCGCCGCGGTGGTGACGGAGCTGCGCAAGCTCGGGCAGGAGTGCGAGGAGCACGCGGACGGCTTCACAATCGTGCCGAAGCCGGTCACGCCGGCGATCGTCCACACCTACGACGACCACCGCATGGCGATGAGCTTCGCCCTGATCGGCCTGCGCGAGAACGGCGTGCAGATCGCCGACCCGGGCTGCGTGGCGAAGACTTACCCGGGGTTCTGGCAGGACCTCCAAACATTGACGGGGAGAGAACTGTGA